A single genomic interval of Zunongwangia sp. HGR-M22 harbors:
- a CDS encoding YciE/YciF ferroxidase family protein codes for MKDLKELFEHQLKDLYSAESQLLKALPKMVKAANNDALKKAFEGHLEETKEHKERLSEICKELGIKPTGETCKAMKGLIEEAEDFLKEKTSEEVSDAGIIADAQRIEHYEISGYGTVVRYAKELGYKELATKLQKTLDEEYAADNKLDKLAEKRLNKKAMA; via the coding sequence ATGAAAGATTTAAAGGAATTATTCGAACACCAGTTGAAAGACTTATATAGTGCTGAATCGCAACTTCTAAAAGCATTACCTAAAATGGTAAAAGCAGCAAATAATGACGCTCTAAAAAAAGCATTTGAGGGTCACCTAGAAGAAACTAAAGAGCATAAAGAACGCTTATCTGAAATTTGTAAAGAGCTAGGCATTAAACCTACTGGCGAAACCTGCAAAGCGATGAAGGGACTTATCGAAGAAGCTGAGGATTTCTTAAAAGAAAAGACTTCTGAAGAGGTTAGCGATGCCGGTATCATTGCAGATGCGCAACGCATTGAGCATTATGAGATTTCGGGATACGGGACGGTTGTTCGCTACGCTAAAGAATTAGGCTATAAAGAACTTGCTACAAAACTTCAAAAAACACTTGATGAAGAATATGCCGCAGACAACAAATTAGATAAACTAGCTGAAAAAAGATTGAATAAAAAAGCTATGGCCTAA
- a CDS encoding regulatory protein RecX, with protein sequence MKQAAHKTYTLKEATVKLMQYCAYRDRTHKEVEEKLKSMNMIPEAQEQIIMELMRENFLNEERFAKNFARGKFRIKKWGKKRITNELNQKGISARNIQTGLKEISETDYLATFHEISEKKWETIKETSVIKKKKKLVDYLQYRGWESHLVFDKANQLSKLND encoded by the coding sequence ATGAAACAAGCTGCACATAAAACGTATACACTAAAAGAGGCTACCGTTAAGCTAATGCAATATTGTGCCTACAGAGATAGAACTCATAAAGAAGTTGAAGAAAAGCTTAAGAGCATGAATATGATTCCCGAAGCCCAGGAACAAATTATTATGGAACTTATGCGGGAAAATTTTCTGAATGAAGAGCGATTCGCAAAAAACTTTGCCAGGGGTAAATTCAGAATTAAAAAATGGGGCAAAAAAAGAATTACTAATGAGCTGAATCAAAAAGGAATTTCAGCTAGAAATATTCAAACCGGACTTAAAGAAATTTCAGAAACCGACTATCTCGCTACTTTCCATGAAATTTCAGAAAAGAAATGGGAAACCATCAAGGAAACTTCAGTAATTAAAAAGAAAAAAAAACTTGTCGATTACTTGCAATATCGAGGTTGGGAAAGCCACCTTGTCTTTGATAAAGCTAACCAATTATCTAAGCTGAACGATTAA
- a CDS encoding FUSC family protein: MKPPLNYKISSSEGIYLLKCIIGTIVCYALFDAFPQYPFYWSIISCLLVFSQENDRELALNRIKSNFLGSFVGLAVYFLPIPSVVMFCLGVAFTVILGIFLKIEPTIRSALAAVIIVIINEDKADTAWLVGLQRAGCVLLGCLIALFISMSFNRLFKAVFNRSA; the protein is encoded by the coding sequence TTGAAACCACCCCTTAATTATAAAATCTCATCTTCTGAAGGGATCTATCTTCTTAAATGTATAATTGGTACGATTGTCTGCTATGCATTGTTTGATGCTTTTCCCCAATATCCTTTTTACTGGAGTATCATTTCTTGTTTATTGGTGTTCTCTCAGGAGAATGATCGTGAACTGGCGCTTAATAGAATTAAGTCTAATTTTCTGGGTTCTTTTGTTGGCTTAGCGGTCTATTTTTTACCAATTCCAAGTGTTGTGATGTTTTGTCTTGGGGTTGCTTTTACCGTTATTCTAGGAATATTTTTAAAAATAGAACCCACTATTAGATCTGCCTTGGCAGCAGTAATTATTGTTATTATAAATGAGGATAAAGCCGATACGGCTTGGCTGGTAGGTTTGCAACGAGCTGGCTGTGTGTTGTTAGGGTGCTTAATTGCCTTATTTATATCTATGTCTTTTAATAGGCTTTTTAAGGCGGTGTTTAATCGTTCAGCTTAG
- a CDS encoding cupin-like domain-containing protein gives MKNGGLQLAEIPRVKRISKEDFVKQYVKPQKPVVIENLIEDWPAFEKWSLDYIKDVAGEKVVPLYDDRPITSEFKFNEPHAEMKMSDYIDLLKSEPTDYRIFLYHLMKEVPALQKDFKFPNIGLRMIKQLPMLFFGGENSKVFMHYDIDFANILHFQFHGKKQCILYPPSESKYLYKVPHALISREDIDFTNPDFNNFPALKKAKGYVTELNHGEALYMPEGYWHQMTYLTAGFSMSLRATPRTVTNFSKAIYNLVVMRNFDNLMRKLRGQKWIDYKNRVAVKKTNKYA, from the coding sequence ATGAAGAATGGAGGTTTGCAGTTGGCAGAAATTCCAAGAGTAAAAAGGATTTCTAAAGAGGATTTTGTAAAGCAATATGTGAAGCCACAAAAGCCAGTTGTAATAGAGAATTTGATTGAAGATTGGCCGGCTTTCGAAAAATGGAGTTTGGATTATATTAAAGATGTTGCGGGAGAAAAGGTCGTTCCTTTGTACGATGATCGCCCAATAACTTCAGAGTTTAAATTCAACGAGCCGCATGCCGAAATGAAAATGTCAGATTATATCGATCTTCTAAAATCTGAACCTACAGATTACAGGATTTTTCTTTATCACTTAATGAAGGAGGTGCCAGCGCTGCAAAAAGATTTTAAATTTCCGAACATCGGTTTGCGAATGATAAAGCAATTACCCATGCTTTTTTTTGGAGGTGAGAATTCTAAAGTGTTTATGCATTATGATATTGATTTTGCAAATATCCTTCATTTCCAATTTCATGGTAAAAAACAATGTATTCTTTATCCACCTTCAGAAAGTAAATATCTTTACAAAGTTCCGCATGCTTTAATTTCAAGAGAAGATATCGATTTTACCAATCCAGATTTTAATAATTTTCCTGCTCTGAAAAAAGCAAAAGGCTATGTTACGGAGCTTAATCATGGCGAAGCACTTTATATGCCTGAAGGCTACTGGCACCAGATGACTTATCTTACCGCTGGTTTTTCGATGAGTTTAAGAGCTACACCGCGTACCGTTACCAATTTTTCTAAAGCTATTTATAATCTGGTCGTGATGCGCAATTTTGATAATCTTATGCGTAAGTTAAGAGGTCAAAAATGGATTGATTACAAAAATCGAGTAGCAGTTAAGAAGACTAATAAGTATGCTTAA
- a CDS encoding cupin-like domain-containing protein has translation MQLDLQKVPRVKGISKEEFQQEYFIPQRPVIFEDLAKNWPAYQNWNFDYFRQKAGDVVVPLYDSTPAKGRQNSHGAAMKLSIKEYFDILEKGPSDLRMFFFNLLQNSPELLNDIEYPDLGVKFFKKLPVLFVGGEGSSVVMHYDMDLANNFHFNFSGKKRVLLYPPDQTRYLYKVPHSIVSMEIINMDNPDFKTYPALAKAKGFEANLGHGEGLFMPSKWWHFIKYETASLSITLRSFPRSPGKVLEVLNNLLFMRNYDNLMRKIKGQDWIDYKNQRAIKNTHKKANIE, from the coding sequence ATGCAGTTGGATCTTCAGAAAGTACCACGAGTAAAAGGAATTTCAAAAGAGGAATTTCAGCAGGAATATTTTATTCCGCAACGACCGGTAATTTTTGAAGATCTGGCTAAAAACTGGCCAGCATATCAAAACTGGAATTTCGATTACTTTAGGCAGAAAGCCGGTGATGTTGTAGTGCCACTTTACGATAGCACTCCGGCAAAAGGTAGGCAAAACTCGCATGGCGCTGCCATGAAACTGTCCATTAAAGAGTATTTTGATATTCTTGAAAAAGGACCTTCAGATTTAAGAATGTTTTTTTTTAATCTTTTGCAAAATTCACCTGAACTTTTAAATGATATCGAATATCCAGATCTTGGAGTGAAGTTCTTTAAAAAATTACCTGTTCTATTTGTGGGCGGGGAAGGCTCTAGCGTTGTGATGCATTACGATATGGATCTTGCGAATAACTTTCATTTTAATTTTTCTGGTAAGAAACGCGTATTGTTGTATCCGCCAGATCAAACACGGTATCTGTATAAAGTTCCACACTCTATTGTAAGTATGGAAATTATTAATATGGATAATCCAGATTTTAAAACCTATCCTGCACTTGCTAAAGCAAAGGGTTTTGAAGCTAATCTGGGACATGGTGAAGGTTTATTTATGCCAAGCAAATGGTGGCATTTTATAAAATATGAAACAGCAAGTTTGTCGATTACCTTAAGATCTTTTCCTAGATCGCCCGGTAAAGTTTTAGAGGTGCTAAATAATCTTTTATTTATGCGGAATTACGATAATCTAATGCGTAAAATAAAAGGGCAGGATTGGATTGATTATAAAAATCAAAGAGCAATAAAGAATACTCATAAAAAAGCTAATATCGAATAA
- the bioB gene encoding biotin synthase BioB gives MATRHNWTKEEILEIYNKPLMELLYEAATVHRKHHDPNTVQVSTLLSIKTGGCPEDCGYCPQAARYHTDIEGNDLMSVNHVKAQALRAKSAGSSRVCMGAAWRNVKDGPEFDNVLEMVRTINKLDMEVCCTLGMLTENQAQRLAEAGLYAYNHNLDTSEEYYKEVISTRGFDDRLETIDNVRKTNVTVCSGGIIGMGEKEEDRAGMLVALSTLNPQPESVPINALVPVEGTPMEEQAPVSIWEMVRMVATTRIVMPETQVRLSAGRTQMSREGQAMCFFAGANSIFAGDKLLTTPNPDVSEDMQMFKALGLNPQKPFTKKSKPETVEAAASKYNSLNEKPKWSRPGHTIERNKVTEEKQKAKAKA, from the coding sequence ATGGCGACAAGACATAACTGGACCAAAGAAGAAATTTTAGAGATTTACAATAAACCATTGATGGAACTGCTTTACGAAGCAGCTACGGTTCATAGAAAACATCATGATCCTAATACTGTACAGGTTTCTACTTTGCTTTCTATAAAAACAGGCGGATGCCCAGAAGATTGTGGCTATTGCCCACAGGCAGCTCGTTACCATACCGATATTGAAGGTAATGATCTTATGAGTGTAAATCATGTAAAAGCGCAGGCATTACGTGCAAAATCTGCCGGTAGTTCACGTGTTTGTATGGGAGCAGCCTGGAGGAATGTAAAAGACGGTCCAGAGTTTGATAATGTTTTAGAAATGGTGCGTACCATTAACAAACTTGATATGGAAGTTTGCTGTACGTTAGGTATGCTTACTGAAAACCAGGCGCAGCGTTTAGCTGAAGCAGGGTTGTACGCCTACAATCATAATTTAGATACCTCTGAAGAATATTATAAAGAAGTAATTTCTACTCGTGGTTTCGATGATCGTTTAGAGACTATCGACAATGTTAGAAAAACCAATGTTACGGTTTGTAGCGGCGGAATTATTGGAATGGGAGAAAAAGAGGAAGATCGTGCCGGGATGTTAGTGGCACTTTCAACTTTAAATCCGCAGCCAGAATCTGTGCCTATTAATGCTTTAGTGCCTGTAGAAGGAACGCCAATGGAAGAGCAGGCGCCGGTTTCTATTTGGGAAATGGTAAGAATGGTTGCTACAACCAGAATTGTAATGCCAGAAACTCAGGTAAGATTATCTGCCGGGCGTACACAAATGAGTAGAGAAGGGCAGGCGATGTGTTTCTTTGCTGGTGCAAATTCAATTTTTGCAGGTGACAAGTTGTTAACCACGCCAAATCCAGATGTTAGTGAGGACATGCAAATGTTTAAGGCTTTAGGTTTAAATCCGCAAAAACCATTCACTAAAAAATCGAAACCAGAAACGGTAGAGGCAGCAGCATCTAAATATAATTCGCTGAATGAAAAGCCAAAATGGTCCAGACCAGGGCATACTATAGAGCGAAACAAAGTAACAGAAGAAAAACAAAAAGCTAAGGCCAAAGCTTAA
- a CDS encoding beta-ketoacyl synthase N-terminal-like domain-containing protein yields MKNPIYITSMASVSPLGEDQEEIWEAYKSNHHFIQKHNFEEEEAFAAFLPEKLRAEIDNLRTESANYRKLDLSVLFAIYTSRLAIKRAGWQNEKNIGINIGSSRGATGLFEKFHAEFIENRQASTQASPSTTLGNISSWVGQDLENNGIHFSHSVTCSTGLHSVLNAVAWLQSGLANKFIAGASEAALTPFTIAQMKAIKTYASEDLEYPCQALNLDKTRNSMVLGEGAGLLCLETSASEKALAKITGIGYSAEKLKHSVSISEDGKCMQNSMKMAIGDLDPAEIDVVVMHAPGTIKGDLGEVNAIKAVFGENLPAMTSNKWKIGHTFATSGILNLELAMLMLKHQEFISVPFSDISKKPARLQNILVNAVGFGGNAVSILINNI; encoded by the coding sequence ATGAAAAATCCAATTTATATCACTTCCATGGCTTCTGTTTCTCCTTTGGGAGAAGACCAAGAAGAAATTTGGGAGGCTTATAAAAGCAATCATCATTTTATACAAAAGCACAATTTTGAAGAAGAGGAAGCTTTTGCTGCTTTTTTGCCAGAAAAATTACGTGCAGAAATAGATAATCTAAGAACTGAATCTGCAAATTATCGTAAGCTAGATCTTTCAGTATTATTTGCAATTTATACTTCGCGGCTAGCGATAAAAAGAGCCGGTTGGCAAAATGAAAAAAATATTGGAATCAATATTGGGAGTTCTCGTGGTGCGACTGGATTGTTTGAAAAATTTCATGCTGAATTTATCGAAAATCGGCAGGCGTCTACTCAGGCTTCCCCATCAACCACTTTGGGGAATATTTCATCCTGGGTTGGCCAGGATTTAGAAAATAACGGAATTCATTTTTCGCACAGTGTCACTTGTTCTACCGGTTTACATTCGGTTTTAAATGCGGTTGCTTGGCTTCAATCTGGTTTAGCTAATAAATTTATCGCCGGAGCGAGCGAAGCAGCACTTACCCCTTTTACAATTGCCCAGATGAAAGCGATTAAAACTTATGCTTCAGAAGATCTAGAATATCCTTGCCAGGCATTGAATCTTGATAAAACCCGAAATTCGATGGTTTTAGGCGAAGGTGCCGGGTTGTTGTGTTTAGAAACTTCAGCTTCAGAAAAAGCACTGGCTAAAATTACCGGAATCGGTTATTCCGCAGAAAAATTAAAACATAGTGTATCAATTTCTGAAGACGGGAAATGTATGCAAAATTCGATGAAAATGGCCATTGGAGATCTGGATCCTGCTGAAATTGACGTGGTTGTGATGCACGCACCGGGGACAATAAAAGGCGATCTTGGTGAAGTAAACGCGATAAAAGCTGTTTTTGGTGAAAATTTACCGGCAATGACTTCCAATAAGTGGAAAATTGGGCATACGTTTGCAACATCGGGAATCCTGAACCTGGAATTGGCAATGTTAATGCTAAAACATCAGGAGTTTATTTCGGTTCCTTTTTCCGATATTAGTAAAAAACCTGCACGATTACAGAATATTCTGGTAAACGCAGTTGGTTTTGGCGGTAATGCCGTTTCTATTTTAATTAATAATATTTAA
- the bioA gene encoding adenosylmethionine--8-amino-7-oxononanoate transaminase, translating to MQENLSLAERDKKHLWHPLTQHKIAGDALGVTRAKGVKLYDENGKEYIDGISSWYTCVYGHCNEFITARVAAQMKSLDQVVFSGFTHKPAVELSEALMKILPKGQQKMFFNDNGSTATEIGIKMALQYHHNLGNDRKVMLAFEEGFHGDTFGAMSVSGLSVYNGAFEDHFIAVKRIPVPNGNNNQEVLELLNQVIQENNIAGFIYEPLVQGAAAMKMHDANGLNEILKVCKENDIVCVADEVMTGFGKTGKYFASDYIETKPDVVCMSKALTAGLLPMGLTSCSQKIYDAFYSDEIAKGLFHGHTYSANPLACTAALAGVELLTSEEMQSNIKRIENLHQAFADKIKDHPKVTNIRHLGIIFAFDLNIKMERYGNIRNQLFNYFMENGVYLRPLGNTIYITAPFITSDEEMQKIYDTIEGVFERF from the coding sequence ATGCAAGAGAATTTAAGTTTAGCTGAAAGAGATAAAAAACACTTATGGCACCCGCTTACACAGCATAAGATTGCTGGTGATGCTCTAGGGGTTACAAGAGCGAAAGGCGTTAAGCTTTACGACGAAAACGGCAAAGAATATATCGACGGAATTTCATCATGGTATACCTGCGTTTACGGCCATTGTAATGAATTTATTACAGCCCGTGTAGCTGCACAAATGAAGAGTTTAGATCAGGTGGTGTTTAGCGGATTTACACATAAACCAGCTGTCGAACTTTCTGAAGCTTTAATGAAAATTTTACCGAAAGGGCAGCAAAAAATGTTCTTTAACGATAATGGTTCTACAGCGACTGAGATTGGGATAAAAATGGCTTTGCAGTATCATCATAATCTTGGGAACGATCGCAAAGTGATGCTAGCTTTTGAGGAAGGTTTTCATGGCGACACTTTTGGAGCGATGTCGGTTTCAGGATTGTCGGTTTATAATGGCGCTTTCGAGGATCATTTTATTGCCGTTAAGCGAATTCCGGTTCCAAATGGAAATAACAATCAGGAAGTTTTAGAGCTGTTAAACCAAGTGATTCAAGAAAATAATATCGCAGGCTTTATTTACGAACCTTTAGTTCAGGGAGCAGCAGCCATGAAAATGCACGATGCCAATGGGTTAAATGAAATCCTGAAAGTGTGTAAAGAAAATGATATCGTTTGTGTTGCAGACGAGGTGATGACGGGCTTCGGGAAAACCGGGAAGTATTTTGCTTCAGATTATATAGAAACTAAACCCGATGTTGTTTGTATGTCCAAGGCCTTAACGGCCGGCTTATTGCCAATGGGCTTAACCAGTTGTTCGCAAAAGATCTACGATGCTTTTTATTCTGATGAGATTGCAAAAGGACTTTTTCATGGGCATACATATAGTGCAAATCCATTAGCTTGTACCGCGGCCTTAGCCGGTGTAGAATTACTGACTTCAGAAGAGATGCAAAGCAATATTAAGCGAATTGAAAATTTACATCAGGCTTTTGCAGATAAAATTAAAGATCATCCAAAAGTGACCAATATTAGACATTTGGGGATCATTTTTGCTTTCGATCTGAATATAAAAATGGAGCGCTACGGAAATATTCGAAATCAGCTTTTTAATTATTTTATGGAAAACGGCGTTTATCTTCGTCCTCTAGGAAACACCATTTATATTACGGCCCCTTTTATTACTTCAGACGAAGAAATGCAGAAGATTTACGATACGATTGAAGGGGTTTTTGAAAGATTTTAA
- the bioD gene encoding dethiobiotin synthase, translated as MKQSYFITGIDTEVGKTMISAIVTEALEADYWKPIQAGDLDNSDTHKVERLISNKKTKFHKNAFALKTPMSPHAAAEIDGIAVSSKTIIRPETDNDLVVEGAGGLLVPISDSETIADLIQPEDKVILVSRHYLGSINHTLLSIEALRSRGLDCFGIIYSGNETKTTEDIIQKMSGVPVIGRVEEEEEFTAEVINKYADKFRENLKK; from the coding sequence ATGAAGCAATCTTATTTTATCACCGGTATAGATACTGAAGTTGGTAAAACCATGATATCGGCAATTGTGACCGAAGCTTTGGAAGCCGATTACTGGAAGCCTATCCAGGCGGGCGATCTGGATAACTCAGATACGCATAAAGTGGAGCGTTTAATTAGTAATAAAAAGACCAAATTCCATAAAAACGCATTTGCATTAAAGACGCCTATGAGTCCGCATGCCGCTGCTGAAATTGATGGAATAGCAGTTTCTTCAAAAACTATAATTCGGCCAGAAACCGATAATGATCTGGTTGTAGAAGGCGCTGGCGGTTTGCTGGTTCCTATAAGTGATTCTGAAACTATTGCCGATTTGATTCAGCCAGAAGATAAAGTGATTCTGGTTTCCCGTCATTACCTGGGAAGCATTAATCATACCTTATTAAGTATCGAAGCTTTGCGTAGTCGCGGTTTAGATTGCTTCGGAATTATTTATAGCGGAAATGAAACTAAAACCACTGAAGATATTATCCAAAAAATGAGCGGTGTTCCGGTGATTGGAAGGGTAGAAGAAGAGGAAGAATTTACTGCAGAAGTGATTAATAAATACGCAGATAAATTTCGTGAGAATCTGAAAAAGTAA
- a CDS encoding aminotransferase class I/II-fold pyridoxal phosphate-dependent enzyme → MNRFPSKLKKSLDARLQDNSLRELKTAAGGVDFYSNDYLGFANAESIFAEAQKLCEKYNLKQNGATGSRLISGNHKLYEITENFLAEFHQAEAALIFNSGYDANLGFFSSVPQKADFIFYDELIHASIRDGILLNHAKAYKFQHNNIEDLQRKISRLNLSENSAVYIVTEAIFSMDGDKAPLSELAKFCEKNNHFLIVDEAHSTGVLGISGMGLVCELQLQEKVFARIHTFGKAIGCHGAVVLGSQKLKSYLVNFARSFIYTTGLPPHAIATIYSVFQRLKMKETEIELLKANIQFFKKQLRIAKIDTYFVESESAIQCAIIPGNENVKKIASIFQQNQYLVKPILSPTVPKGSERLRFCLHSFNSEEEIKKLVNILKTSLTQI, encoded by the coding sequence ATGAATAGATTCCCTTCCAAGCTTAAAAAAAGCCTAGATGCAAGATTGCAGGATAATTCGCTTAGAGAATTAAAAACTGCTGCAGGAGGTGTCGATTTTTACTCTAATGATTATCTGGGATTCGCCAATGCCGAATCTATTTTTGCTGAAGCCCAAAAGCTTTGCGAAAAGTATAACCTGAAGCAAAATGGCGCGACCGGCAGCCGACTCATTTCCGGGAATCACAAATTATACGAAATCACTGAAAATTTTTTAGCCGAATTTCATCAAGCTGAAGCAGCACTTATTTTTAATTCTGGGTATGATGCCAACCTTGGTTTTTTTTCTTCAGTGCCACAAAAAGCTGATTTTATTTTTTATGACGAGCTAATTCATGCCAGTATTCGTGATGGTATTTTGTTGAATCATGCTAAGGCGTACAAATTTCAGCATAACAATATTGAAGATTTACAGCGTAAAATTTCACGATTAAATCTTTCAGAAAATTCAGCTGTTTATATCGTAACCGAAGCTATATTTTCTATGGATGGCGATAAGGCTCCTCTGTCAGAATTAGCCAAATTTTGCGAAAAGAATAATCATTTTCTAATAGTAGATGAGGCTCATAGTACCGGAGTTTTAGGAATAAGTGGAATGGGATTGGTGTGTGAACTTCAGCTTCAGGAAAAAGTTTTTGCGCGCATTCATACCTTCGGAAAAGCAATAGGTTGCCACGGCGCAGTTGTTTTGGGTAGCCAAAAACTAAAGTCGTATTTAGTGAATTTCGCGCGGAGTTTTATTTACACGACGGGACTTCCACCACACGCTATTGCAACTATTTATTCAGTTTTTCAGCGATTAAAAATGAAAGAAACTGAAATAGAATTGCTAAAAGCAAATATTCAGTTTTTTAAAAAGCAGTTAAGAATCGCAAAAATCGACACTTATTTCGTTGAAAGTGAATCAGCTATTCAATGTGCAATAATTCCAGGGAACGAGAATGTAAAGAAAATAGCATCAATTTTTCAGCAAAATCAATATCTGGTAAAACCCATTCTTTCGCCAACCGTTCCAAAAGGTAGTGAGCGACTTCGTTTTTGTCTGCATAGTTTTAATTCCGAAGAAGAAATAAAAAAGCTTGTGAATATATTAAAAACATCCCTGACACAAATTTAA
- the mnhG gene encoding monovalent cation/H(+) antiporter subunit G has translation MNILIGIIITLGTLFVLLAAVGLIRMPDTYLRISVNTKAATLGIGLLLVGVALYFYDLSTTSRAFIIILFLFLTAPVGAHLIGRASYFIGNKLWDKSKMDDLQGKYQRNSHVLKSEIDDTPEDNVDHTKM, from the coding sequence ATGAATATTTTAATAGGAATAATTATCACCTTAGGAACATTATTCGTTCTGCTCGCAGCAGTAGGACTTATAAGAATGCCAGATACCTATTTACGAATATCAGTAAATACTAAAGCTGCTACATTAGGAATTGGGCTTTTGCTGGTTGGTGTAGCCTTATACTTTTACGACCTCAGTACTACCTCCAGAGCATTTATAATCATATTATTCTTGTTCTTAACAGCGCCCGTAGGTGCACATCTAATAGGTAGAGCGTCATATTTTATTGGGAATAAACTTTGGGATAAATCCAAAATGGATGATTTGCAGGGGAAATATCAGCGAAATTCTCATGTATTAAAAAGTGAGATCGACGATACACCAGAGGATAATGTAGATCACACCAAAATGTAA
- a CDS encoding monovalent cation/H+ antiporter complex subunit F: MTLVEYCRIIILPVLAFSVILILVRFFKGPSIADRIVALDLLITTGIGIIGIYTITSGSSTLLDTGMILALIAFLSTVALSYYLERRSKKK, translated from the coding sequence ATGACTTTAGTTGAATATTGTAGAATAATAATCCTGCCTGTCTTGGCTTTTTCTGTGATACTTATCTTGGTGAGATTTTTTAAGGGTCCAAGTATTGCAGATAGAATCGTTGCTTTAGATCTTTTGATAACCACAGGGATAGGTATAATCGGGATCTATACGATAACATCGGGTAGCTCGACACTGTTAGATACAGGGATGATTCTGGCGCTTATCGCATTTTTAAGTACCGTAGCTTTAAGTTATTATTTAGAACGAAGAAGTAAGAAGAAATGA
- a CDS encoding Na+/H+ antiporter subunit E: MKNRFVSNILLTFVWVVLTGDFHVSNYLFGFILSYVILMVITRGSKKAKYFTIVPRLIYIILFFFWELIKANLEVAWEVMTPKLNMTPGIVKVPLTVQSDAGITLLANMITLTPGTLSLDVSNDKKVLYVHAMYIKDKDKFIAGIKNGFEKRILEILK, translated from the coding sequence ATGAAAAACAGGTTTGTATCTAATATTCTTCTAACATTTGTGTGGGTGGTGCTCACAGGAGACTTTCATGTTTCTAACTATTTGTTCGGCTTTATATTAAGCTATGTGATATTAATGGTGATTACCAGAGGTTCAAAAAAAGCCAAATATTTTACCATTGTTCCTAGACTTATTTATATCATACTATTCTTTTTCTGGGAATTGATAAAAGCAAATTTAGAAGTTGCTTGGGAAGTAATGACACCTAAATTAAACATGACTCCCGGTATCGTAAAAGTTCCACTAACGGTACAAAGCGATGCAGGAATAACCTTATTAGCGAATATGATAACTTTGACTCCGGGTACGCTTAGTCTGGATGTTTCAAATGATAAGAAGGTGCTTTATGTACACGCGATGTACATAAAAGATAAAGATAAATTCATTGCCGGCATAAAAAACGGTTTTGAAAAACGAATTTTAGAGATTTTAAAATAA